The Caproicibacterium amylolyticum genome includes the window TAAAGATTTGATTGACAAGGAGTTTGGCAGCACTTCTGATTATGTGACAGCTTAATAATCAGTTTCTGCGTGGCTCATTGTTTTCCTGAAAGAAGACTGTGTAATTATGGAATTGAAAAATCCATTTGCTGTGCGCAACAACAAAATTATTACGATTGCTGATATTACAGCAGAGGAACGGGGAAGGAAATGCAACTGCACTTGCCCAGCCTGCGGAGGTCATTTTCTCGCCGCTTTGGGCACGGTAAATCAGCCGCATTTTCGACACGATGGTGAGCCATGTGATTTCGTAAAAGCAAGTATGACAGCACTTTATGGACTGCTTGCCGATGCACTGAATGAAAAACCACAATTTACGTTTCCAGCTTGTTATGGCAGATTCTACATGATTGATTTAAAGCGAGAGCCTGTCATGGCGGACATTTACGACAATGCCCAAATAGGCCCTGCACCTTTTAATGGAAATAATGATTGCCTGATAAAATCCGAAGGATATACGGTACAAAATTATGAAATTCATAGAAATGGGAAAGGACTCCCTGATGCAATGCTTCTCTCTGACGCGAAGAGCCTGCATCAGCTTGCGGTTACTTTGATTCCACCGCCGACACTCTGCAAAATTCCAAAAGGAAAAACTTTTCAAGAACTGCCTACGGTGAACATTCAAATAGATAACGCAGTTGATTTGTATCATATTAAATCTGCAAATTTAAAAGAGCAGCTTCGCGATTCTACAGATAACAAACGATGGATTAACCACCCTAAAATTGATACTTGGATGCAAGAAAAATTGAAAGATCAGTCGGCATATTATGCGAGACAAGAACAGTCTGAAAAGGAGCGAAAGCAGGAACAACTAGAAAGACAAACACGCAGAATGAAAAAATATAATCCTTTATGGCAGCAAACAGAAAGTGACCGACAAGATCCATGGGCAGAATCGGTAAAATTACTTCCTAAATTGACACCGGAAAGGCAGCAAGAAATCAGTCGAATTTTATCTCGCAAATTTGCTGTTATACCTGAGACAATGGTAAAAGATGATGACGGACGGCGATGGTGCGTTTGCAATTTGTGTGGCTGTTGGAAACCTACTGATGACATGATTTCATTTGGAGGCATCGGTGATTCTATTAATCGTGGTATTTGCAAAGGATGTGCACAGAAAAAGGAGTCGTCAACAGAAAAGAGGACAAAATATTAAGCACTAAGCTGAAGATTCGGTGAAAGATAGCCTAACCGCTTTTGAACACGGCTGCGGTTGTGAAAGGCCTCGATATATTAAAAATGGCTTGACGGGAAGCTTCTCTTGTGGGGTAAAAGTGCCAATGAACGATTTCTTTTTTAGAATGGAGAAAAAACTTTCACTCCATGCATTGTCTCCCAGAGTTCCAAGGCGTGAGTAGCTTTGCTTCCAGCCATAAGATGAAATTTGATCTTTAACGGCCTGTGACGTATATTGACTGCCGCGGTTGCTGTGAAAGATCAGGCCAGTCGGCAAATTCCAATGTTCTTGTGAAGCATACAAGGTATGCAGAACCAATTCTTTTTTCATTCGTTTTTCCTGACAGCTTGCTAAAACGACATTGGTATAGACATCTCTAATTTGACACAGATAACCCAAACCCTTCACCGGTGCGAATATAGCTGATATCACTAGCTAAAACCTGAAAAGGTCTGTTGATTTAAGCCCTTTTGTTAGCTTTTGATACTTGCAGCCCGACTGTCTGTTAGAGAAAGCTGTCTGCGTTTTAAATGGCAGGATTTCAGGCCTTCCTGAGCCATTATCCTTTTTACCACAGGGTAAGAAATGGTATGCCCATCACGTCGGATTACACCGCAGATACGTTCCGCGCTATAGGTGCCCTTTCCTTCCTTGAAAGCAGAAATCACCCTATCTTTACATATTTCGTATCGTTTCTGCCGTTTGCTGCGCGTTTGAAGCCAGGCATAATAGCCTGATGTAG containing:
- a CDS encoding DDE-type integrase/transposase/recombinase, which produces MISAIFAPVKGLGYLCQIRDVYTNVVLASCQEKRMKKELVLHTLYASQEHWNLPTGLIFHSNRGSQYTSQAVKDQISSYGWKQSYSRLGTLGDNAWSESFFSILKKKSFIGTFTPQEKLPVKPFLIYRGLSQPQPCSKAVRLSFTESSA
- a CDS encoding IS3 family transposase — encoded protein: MKRAKQLGVSTSGYYAWLQTRSKRQKRYEICKDRVISAFKEGKGTYSAERICGVIRRDGHTISYPVVKRIMAQEGLKSCHLKRRQLSLTDSRAASIKS